From the genome of Thermosynechococcus sp. NK55a:
GGCACGCTGATGAATGCCCGATTCGCTGACCACAAGAATGTTGCGATCGCGCAGCTGCGCCCCATACTTGGTCAAAAGTTTTTCAGTAGTGGCCAGATCAACACTAAAATCCGTCAGGTTGCGATTGTTGATTCCCACAAGCTGTACCTCCTCCAGTGCCAGCACTCGTTCCATCTCCTCGGCGGTGTGTACCTCCAGGAGAGCCGTTAGACCCAACCCACGGGCAATCCGCAGAAAATAGCGCAAATCCTTGTCCGAGAGGATAGCCGCGATCAGTAGCACCGCATCGGCACCCCGCAGCCTTGCCAGAAACATCTGGTAGGGATAGAGGATAAAGTCCTTGCACAGCAGCGGCACCTCCACCACTTGGCGAATTTGGGCGAGGTATTCAAAGCTGCCCTGGAAAAACTCACTGTCCGTTAGGACGGAAAGGCAGGTGGCACCCGCGGCAACGTAGCCTTGGGCGATCGCCACCGGGTTAAAATTGGGCCGAATCATGCCTTTACTGGGGGAGGCCTTCTTGACCTCAGCAATCAGCGCTGGCTGGGTAACAGGATTCTGGAGAGCCGCCAAAAAAGAACGCACCGGCGGCGCATCCAGTACCTGGCGCTGTAAATCAGCCAAGGGCAGGACTTCCCGCAGTTGCTCCACCTCCTGTTCTTTGTGCCAAACAATCTTCTCAAGAATGTTGCGAGGGGCATCATCGGCCACCGGCACTTGGTAGTGGAGGTTGTGAACAGTAACAGCGGGATTGGGAGGACGGCGGCGAATTTGCATAGTCAGCTTCGTAGGGAGTTGCAATCGTTGACCATAAGAATAAACCACAAAGACAACCCTTAACCACCCTGTCTAACCCTGCTATGGTGTCAAAGGAGCAGTAGGAAACCACCGTTGATGGCCATTGGCGTTTGGGTTTTAGGGGATCAACTGTCGCTACAGCAGGCCGCGCTGCAAAGTTGCGCCCATCCTGTCCCCGTCATCCTCATTGAGTCCCACCAGTGGGTCAAACAACGCCGCTACCATGCCCAAAAACTGGTGCTGGTGTGGTCGGCCATGCGGCACTTTGCCCAAGACCTCGAAGCGGCCGGTTGGCCAGTGACCTACGCGATCGCCCCCGACTTTGCCACCCCGCTGCGGCAGTGGATCAGTGCCCACAACATCCACGAAGTGCGGATCATGCAACCTAGCGATCGCCCCTTTCGTGACTGCATTGCCACCTTTGACCTGCCCTGTGCCATTAAATTGCTGCCGAACAATCACTTTCTCTGGTCAGAAGCGGACTTTCAGCAGTGGGCAGCCGGTCGCAAAACCCTTGTCCTGGAGCACTTTTACCGTGCAGGGCGGCAGCGGTTTCAAATCCTGATGGAGGGCAAATCTCCTGCCGGCGGCAAATGGAACTACGATGCTGAGAACCGCCAAGGGCCCGCTGCTAACCTCAAACCCCCACCACCACTGCGCTTTTGTCCCGATAGGATTACCCAAGAAGTCATTGAAACAGTGCGCCAAGGAAACTTTGACACCTATGGCCACATCGAACCCTTTTACTGGGGGGTTAGCCGCGCCCAAGCCCTGCAAGTCTTGGAAAACTTTATTGAATACCGCTTGCCCCAGTTTGGCCCCTACCAAGATGCCATGGTGGTAGGAGAAGAGACCCTGTGGCACAGCCTCCTTTCCCCCTATTTGAATTTAGGCCTACTGTCTCCCCAAGAAGTGATTGATGCGGCCTTAGTGGCCTACGGTGAACGGCAACTCCCCCTAAATAGCGTTGAGGGGTTTATTCGCCAAATTCTTGGCTGGCGCGAGTATATGTATGGCCTTTATCACTACCTCGGTGCCGACTACTGTCAGCGAAACTTCTTTCAGCACCACCAATCTCTGCCGGCTTTCTTTTGGCAGAGCGATCGCGCTACAATGAGCTGTCTGCGCTACGTTCTTAAGCAAATTGAGTGCACTGGCTATGCCCACCACATTCAGCGGCTGATGATCCTGGCCAACTTTGCTCTCATTACTGGCTTAGCTCCTCAGGAAGTGGAAAACTGGTTCCACAGTGTCTTTATTGACGCCTATGATTGGGTGATGCAAACCAATGTCTTGGGAATGGGCTTATTTGCCGATGGCGGACTCTTGGCCTCCAAACCCTATGCCGCCTCCGCTAACTACATTCAGCGCATGAGTAATTATTGCCAAGGATGTGCCTATAACCCAAAGCAACGCGTGGGCGATCGCGCTTGCCCCTTTAACTTTTTTATTGGCATTTCCTAGCACGCCATCGAACAGTCCTGAGTCGGCAAGGACGCATGGCCATTGCCCTTAAAAATCTGGAAAAATTGAGCGCCTTGGAAATGGCCGCAATTCAACAGGAGGTAGAGCGGTGGTATTTTGAAAATTCATAGATCGAGAAGATATCAATTGTATTTCAGATTACATTTACTTGTAAAACTTGAACCCACCTTTTCTGAGTCATCCACTCATCTATTGATGATCTATACTCCATAGCTGTTTCGAAAGGGAGTGATATATTACAAAGAGAGATAAATTACCCTTGAAGAATCCGCTGGCATCCTTAAAAAACATGAGCGATAGCTTAGACTACAAGAGCCGGTTATCTCCTATGCTAAGCAAGGTAGCGAATGATGATGAGGTGATTTGCAATTATTCTGCCTATTCTGCTGCCTAATGTCTCATTCTTTGTTGGAATAGCTATAATTCAAACCTAAGGCATTTTTCAAATCCATTAGGGAAAAGCTTAACCAAAAGATAACCGAAAAATAATGTTCTCCTATGCTGAATTCGACATAATTTAGACAGGTGGCATCAAGTGTAAGTACAGTTGCCGCTTTCAAGCAATTCAATTCGATGCTCATTCCGGGGGGATACGCAAATGAATGAGACACTAAAGGGCACATCCAAAGTTCACCTTGCCGCCGCCACCACCTTAGCAGACCTGCCCTATTTTTCCTATCAGGTTTCCCCCGAGACCATTGCCGAAGAGGTGGCTGAGCAATTTCAACGTGATCCTGAGCTACCAGGGGTCTTGGTGGTGGCGGGCGATCGCGTCATCGGCATGATCTCCAAGGTCAAGTTTTTTGAGCGCATGAGTCAGCAATTTGGCCGGGATCTATACTTGCCGCGCCCCATTAAGTTAATGCCGGAAATTGCCAATCCCAAAGTTCCTCCGCTTGTCTTGATGGCACGCACCCCCGTTGAAGAAGCTGTGGAGCAGGCCTTGAATCGCCCCCCTGCCTTTGTCTATGAACCCATTGTCGTGCGCACGGGCAAGCAACTGGTCTTGGTGGATATGCGGGTCGTCCTAATTGCCCAGGCTCAAGTCCTGAGTAGGAAAAATCTTTTTATTCAGCAGCAGCACCTCCACACCCAGCAAATCCTTGAGAGCCTAAGAGTGGAAAAAGAGCGCAACCAGGACTACGCCAAGCGCCTTGAAAGCGAGCTCACCCGCACTCAACAGATGAATGAAGCCCTAGAGCAGCAGGAGCGCTCTGTCCGTGAGCAAGCAGAGCGGATTGCTCAACTGAACCAACGGTTTATTTCCATCAGCCAAGTGCTCTCAGAGCGCGGCCAAAAGGCCTTTCAGGAAACCTTCACAGGGGTTAACCAAATTACCCGCCACACCGCGGAGGTCTATCGTCTCAGTGAAAGGCTGAAGCGGGACGTGGAAATTATTGACCAAGCCACCCATCAAATTGCCGAGATTACCCGTCAGGTGAAGCACCTTGCGGTGCAAGCGGGGTTGATTGCCAATCGCAGCGGCCAGCGGACGGTGGGCTTTGATTTTATTACTGAGGCAATTAACAAACTGGCCAACCAAGTGGTTGTTGCCAACCAGCAGGTGGAGGAAATGGCCAATCATTTTCGCCATCACATCCGCGAAGTGGTGCAGTCCACCGCCTCTGGCGAAAAAATCGCGCGATCGCTCCTCAGTCAAGTAGAAACGACTCAGCAAGCCATCCAAGAACTGCAAACCCTCCTGGATGCTGAGGGTACAGCCGCCGCCGAAACCGAGAAGGAAGTTCTGCCAACCGCTGTGGTTGCTT
Proteins encoded in this window:
- the trpC gene encoding indole-3-glycerol phosphate synthase TrpC — its product is MQIRRRPPNPAVTVHNLHYQVPVADDAPRNILEKIVWHKEQEVEQLREVLPLADLQRQVLDAPPVRSFLAALQNPVTQPALIAEVKKASPSKGMIRPNFNPVAIAQGYVAAGATCLSVLTDSEFFQGSFEYLAQIRQVVEVPLLCKDFILYPYQMFLARLRGADAVLLIAAILSDKDLRYFLRIARGLGLTALLEVHTAEEMERVLALEEVQLVGINNRNLTDFSVDLATTEKLLTKYGAQLRDRNILVVSESGIHQRADVERVAQAGAQAILVGESLMRPPAEMAHFSEAEQLQARIQQLFPELAP
- a CDS encoding chemotaxis signal transduction system methyl-accepting receptor; translation: MNETLKGTSKVHLAAATTLADLPYFSYQVSPETIAEEVAEQFQRDPELPGVLVVAGDRVIGMISKVKFFERMSQQFGRDLYLPRPIKLMPEIANPKVPPLVLMARTPVEEAVEQALNRPPAFVYEPIVVRTGKQLVLVDMRVVLIAQAQVLSRKNLFIQQQHLHTQQILESLRVEKERNQDYAKRLESELTRTQQMNEALEQQERSVREQAERIAQLNQRFISISQVLSERGQKAFQETFTGVNQITRHTAEVYRLSERLKRDVEIIDQATHQIAEITRQVKHLAVQAGLIANRSGQRTVGFDFITEAINKLANQVVVANQQVEEMANHFRHHIREVVQSTASGEKIARSLLSQVETTQQAIQELQTLLDAEGTAAAETEKEVLPTAVVA